A single region of the Paraburkholderia sp. SOS3 genome encodes:
- a CDS encoding CoA transferase subunit A, which translates to MTSGFPDTDKQVSLSELVARVPDGASLGLGGSFLHRGPFAFVRELIRQQKRGIEVIKQSPGYDIDILCRAGVASRARCGIVAMEGNFGLAPYYRKAVESGALALEEHACASLTAGLRAAAFGVPFQPCAGLHGSDLTRINNWKCIEDPYGSGVATWVIPAIAPDFAVVHANSVDRQGNVRIAGTYHWDRIISRASKSVLVVAEEISDEDFSAQPELTVIPYFMVEAYAIVPNGAWPGSCWPKYAVDYAAVEAYLPAGEQVLDAHLAQAPEERSAHHA; encoded by the coding sequence ATGACTTCCGGTTTTCCGGACACCGATAAGCAGGTGTCCCTTTCAGAACTCGTCGCACGCGTACCCGATGGCGCATCGCTGGGCCTTGGCGGCAGCTTCCTGCATCGCGGTCCGTTCGCGTTCGTGCGCGAACTGATTCGCCAGCAGAAGCGCGGCATCGAAGTGATCAAGCAGTCGCCGGGATACGACATCGACATCCTCTGCCGCGCGGGTGTCGCGAGCCGCGCGCGTTGCGGCATCGTTGCGATGGAGGGCAATTTCGGTCTTGCTCCGTACTACCGCAAAGCGGTCGAAAGCGGCGCGCTCGCGCTTGAAGAACACGCGTGCGCGAGCCTGACCGCCGGCTTGCGCGCAGCCGCATTCGGCGTGCCGTTTCAGCCTTGCGCCGGACTGCACGGCAGCGACCTCACACGAATCAACAACTGGAAGTGCATCGAAGACCCGTATGGCAGCGGCGTTGCGACGTGGGTGATTCCGGCAATCGCGCCGGACTTTGCCGTTGTCCACGCGAATAGCGTCGACAGACAGGGCAATGTCCGCATTGCCGGCACGTATCACTGGGACCGCATCATCAGTCGTGCTTCGAAGAGCGTGCTCGTCGTCGCCGAAGAGATTTCGGACGAAGATTTTTCGGCTCAGCCGGAGCTGACGGTGATTCCCTACTTCATGGTCGAAGCGTACGCAATCGTTCCGAACGGCGCGTGGCCGGGGTCGTGCTGGCCGAAGTACGCAGTCGACTATGCCGCGGTGGAGGCGTATCTGCCCGCGGGCGAACAGGTGCTCGACGCACACCTCGCTCAAGCGCCGGAAGAAAGGAGCGCGCATCATGCATGA
- a CDS encoding CoA-transferase subunit beta: MHEPWSGFSYIVTNLARFIRPNEITFSGVNSTLPMLACLMAKRAYDWDFVYINVAGGVNPTPSSIPLSSSDPVLAEGSASIFANEDFYDLCARGRMDLTFLGAAQLDGSGCANNSCIGEWDHPKVRLPGGGGGAVMLPTARRACTWRTEHSRRTLVQKLDFVTSWGGMHGVVTPIAVFVKRDNRLALQSWHPESSLDEVRERTGFEFDATGAEPTRPPSQREREALRALDHAGQFEHDAAIRLR, from the coding sequence ATGCATGAACCGTGGTCAGGCTTCTCCTATATCGTCACGAATCTCGCACGTTTCATCCGCCCGAACGAGATCACCTTCAGCGGTGTGAATTCGACGTTGCCGATGCTCGCGTGCCTGATGGCCAAGCGCGCCTACGATTGGGACTTCGTCTATATCAACGTCGCGGGCGGCGTGAATCCTACGCCGTCGTCGATTCCGCTGTCGAGTTCGGACCCGGTGCTGGCCGAAGGCTCGGCTTCGATCTTCGCGAACGAAGACTTCTACGACCTCTGCGCGCGCGGCCGCATGGACCTGACTTTTCTCGGCGCCGCACAGCTCGACGGAAGCGGTTGTGCGAACAACTCGTGCATTGGGGAATGGGATCATCCAAAAGTACGCCTGCCCGGCGGCGGCGGCGGCGCCGTGATGCTGCCGACCGCGCGTCGCGCATGCACGTGGCGCACCGAACATTCGCGCCGCACCCTTGTGCAGAAGCTCGATTTCGTCACGTCGTGGGGCGGCATGCATGGCGTCGTCACACCGATTGCGGTATTCGTGAAGCGCGATAACCGGCTCGCGCTGCAGTCGTGGCATCCGGAATCGAGCCTCGACGAAGTGCGTGAGCGCACCGGCTTCGAATTCGATGCAACCGGTGCGGAACCGACTCGGCCGCCGAGTCAACGTGAGCGTGAGGCGCTGCGCGCGCTCGATCACGCTGGGCAATTCGAACACGACGCGGCCATTCGCCTGAGGTAA
- a CDS encoding enoyl-CoA hydratase/isomerase family protein, whose translation MNLLAIEKYPEYWSITLKRPEKHNALSAELVEQLIAVFDEIAASNVPAAVLQGEGRCFSAGFDMTDVDQASEGDLLLRFVRIETLLQRVAASPALTVAFAHGKNFGAGVDLIAACNMRVAAPGTTFRMPGLQFGLVLGTGRFARIVGSHEAKRILEASETFDVDRAVRNGFVERVASPEQRDHVIADAVARATSLPGASRALLGDALREAMHDDHANADLAALVRSAAEPGLKRRIDAYRNPASSPRSEHPQKETS comes from the coding sequence ATGAACCTGCTGGCAATTGAAAAGTACCCTGAATACTGGTCTATTACGCTGAAACGGCCGGAAAAGCACAATGCCTTGTCGGCCGAACTCGTCGAACAGTTGATCGCCGTTTTCGACGAAATCGCCGCATCGAATGTGCCGGCCGCGGTCTTGCAAGGTGAGGGCCGCTGCTTTAGCGCCGGATTCGATATGACCGACGTCGATCAAGCGAGCGAAGGCGACCTGCTGTTGCGATTCGTACGTATCGAAACGCTGTTGCAGCGCGTTGCCGCGTCGCCGGCGTTGACGGTCGCATTTGCACACGGCAAGAATTTCGGCGCGGGCGTGGACCTGATCGCCGCATGCAATATGCGCGTCGCGGCGCCCGGTACGACGTTCCGCATGCCAGGGCTGCAATTCGGGCTCGTACTGGGTACGGGCCGCTTTGCGCGCATTGTAGGTTCGCACGAAGCAAAGCGTATCCTCGAGGCATCCGAAACGTTCGATGTCGACCGTGCGGTTCGAAACGGTTTTGTCGAGCGCGTTGCGTCGCCCGAGCAGCGCGACCATGTCATCGCGGATGCGGTTGCGCGAGCCACGTCTCTGCCCGGTGCTAGCCGCGCACTGCTAGGCGATGCGCTGCGCGAGGCGATGCACGACGACCACGCGAACGCCGATCTTGCCGCTCTCGTCCGCTCGGCAGCCGAACCTGGTCTCAAGCGCCGCATCGATGCCTATCGAAACCCCGCGTCGAGCCCGCGCAGTGAGCATCCGCAGAAGGAGACGTCATGA